The following proteins are co-located in the Spirosoma montaniterrae genome:
- a CDS encoding anthranilate synthase component II codes for MELLVIDNFDSFTYMLVDYLQQAGATCHVIRNNEWPAKLPHHRPDAVVLSPGPGIPRRAGQLMQVIDGYYQHVPMLGVCLGHQALGEFFGATLTPAERPMHGKVSPVRVLTDDVLTQTLPDCFNVTRYHSLLLTNLPGTLLPLLSTDAGEVMAFRHRWLPIWGVQFHPEAALTEYGTVLLKNWIDFVSLPNTYSATTLISQHV; via the coding sequence ATGGAACTGCTGGTGATTGATAACTTCGATTCGTTTACGTACATGCTGGTCGATTACCTGCAACAGGCAGGAGCGACCTGCCATGTCATACGCAATAACGAATGGCCGGCGAAACTTCCCCATCATCGGCCCGACGCCGTCGTGCTGTCGCCGGGGCCGGGTATACCTCGCCGGGCCGGGCAACTCATGCAGGTTATTGATGGCTACTATCAACACGTGCCAATGCTGGGCGTTTGTCTGGGGCATCAGGCTCTTGGCGAGTTTTTCGGTGCTACGCTTACCCCTGCCGAACGGCCTATGCATGGCAAAGTCTCGCCAGTGCGCGTACTGACCGACGACGTGCTGACGCAAACGTTGCCAGACTGTTTCAACGTTACCCGCTATCACTCGCTGCTATTAACCAATTTGCCCGGTACGCTGCTGCCGCTGCTGTCGACTGATGCTGGCGAGGTTATGGCATTCCGGCATCGTTGGCTACCCATTTGGGGCGTTCAGTTTCATCCTGAAGCTGCACTAACGGAATATGGGACAGTATTGCTAAAAAACTGGATTGATTTTGTATCATTGCCAAATACCTATTCCGCCACAACGCTAATCTCACAACATGTATGA
- a CDS encoding NAD(P)/FAD-dependent oxidoreductase, producing the protein MPAESPIIIVGAGMAGLTCAVYLKQAGIDALLLEASDGVGGRVRTDIVDGFLLDRGFQILLTAYPEAKRLLNYSSLDLQLFRSGALIRHREPNASAEWMKLLNPFQEPLSVIQTLTSPVGTIADKIRIVELLRRTQSLTISELFAQTPTTTFALLHEMGFSDQLIERFFRPFFGGVFLEDALLTSSNFFEFCFRMFFVGDAAVPARGIGAIAEQLANRLTPGQIRLNSPVAQIDGQRIQLVSGETLSARAIVLAVDAAQAARLLHRSVPAERGFTHTTCTYFAASQSPNTQKLLMLNTQRSSAVHNIAVMSDIAPAYAPAGQSLVSVSTQGLELVDEVALTLHIRRELSEWFGADVQQWRHLKTYHIPHALPAYGPEAVHQPLQLSATLYQCGDQTAYPSLNAAMQTGREVAELISR; encoded by the coding sequence ATGCCCGCAGAATCGCCCATTATTATTGTTGGGGCCGGTATGGCCGGTCTGACCTGTGCCGTTTATCTGAAACAGGCCGGTATCGACGCGCTGTTGCTCGAAGCTTCCGATGGCGTGGGCGGGCGCGTTCGGACCGATATTGTCGATGGGTTTTTATTAGATCGGGGCTTTCAGATTCTGCTTACAGCTTATCCCGAAGCAAAGCGGTTGCTTAACTATTCGTCGCTCGACCTGCAACTGTTTCGGTCGGGCGCGCTGATTCGGCACCGCGAACCTAATGCATCGGCAGAATGGATGAAATTACTGAACCCATTTCAGGAGCCATTGTCGGTGATTCAAACGCTGACGTCGCCCGTGGGTACAATTGCCGACAAAATCCGAATTGTGGAACTGTTGCGTCGAACGCAATCGCTGACCATCAGCGAGTTGTTTGCACAAACGCCTACCACAACCTTTGCACTGCTGCACGAAATGGGTTTTTCCGATCAACTAATCGAACGGTTTTTCCGTCCTTTTTTTGGCGGTGTTTTTCTGGAAGATGCCCTCCTTACGTCGAGTAATTTCTTCGAGTTCTGCTTCCGCATGTTCTTCGTGGGCGATGCTGCCGTACCGGCGCGGGGCATTGGAGCCATTGCCGAACAGTTAGCTAATCGGCTCACACCCGGCCAGATCCGACTGAACAGCCCCGTCGCTCAAATTGACGGTCAGCGCATTCAACTGGTATCGGGCGAGACACTATCGGCCCGCGCCATAGTACTGGCCGTCGATGCGGCTCAGGCGGCCCGGCTGCTCCATCGTTCGGTGCCTGCCGAGCGTGGGTTTACGCATACAACCTGCACCTACTTCGCAGCCAGCCAATCGCCCAACACCCAGAAGTTACTGATGCTGAATACGCAACGTAGTTCTGCCGTGCATAATATTGCCGTTATGAGCGACATCGCCCCCGCTTATGCGCCCGCCGGTCAGTCGCTTGTTTCGGTCAGTACGCAGGGGCTGGAACTGGTCGACGAAGTAGCTCTGACGCTACACATTCGTCGGGAGTTGAGCGAGTGGTTCGGGGCCGACGTGCAGCAGTGGCGTCACCTGAAAACGTATCACATTCCGCACGCGCTGCCTGCCTACGGCCCAGAGGCTGTACATCAGCCGCTTCAACTGTCGGCAACGTTGTACCAATGTGGCGATCAGACGGCCTATCCATCGCTCAATGCTGCCATGCAAACAGGTCGCGAAGTGGCAGAACTGATTAGCCGATAG